The Panicum virgatum strain AP13 chromosome 5K, P.virgatum_v5, whole genome shotgun sequence genome has a window encoding:
- the LOC120709038 gene encoding protein trichome birefringence-like 18, with protein sequence MSLPGRKAPAGVSGVRRWLVTIVVSVLALVLTLVVISLSVGSSLPRTSLQDYLPVIVSGLGKLSSPEDAGGNRNSAAVGEKLVRGGREPLVEQNGQGGDVNSGQPSPVTEKIESKEPDPDAPGGTTSTPDEDSSKGSPNAEQGTCDLYHGRWVLDSSGPLYTNNSCPIITQMQNCQGNGRPDKEYGNWRWKPEQCILPRFDARKFLELMRGKTLAFVGDSVARNQMESLVCLLWQVDVPQNRGNKRMHKWLFKSTSTTIARVWSSWLVHRSTEAVGIAPKGIDKVFLDVPDETFMDFLPRFDVIVLSSGHWFAKRSAYVLNGNVVGGQLWWPRQAGKMQMNNVDAFGVSVETCLTSVVTNPNFTGLAIVRTWSPDHYEGGAWNTGGSCTGKVKPLDKVVRNGFTDAMYGKQIEGFRKAVKNAGQHGSRLKLMDITEPFAFRADGHPGPYRSPDPNKKTQRGPDGKPPPQDCLHWCMPGPVDTWNEMLLEIIRREFERDRS encoded by the exons ATGAGCTTGCCGGGGAGGAAGGCTCCGGCAGGGGTCTCCGGAGTCCGGCGGTGGCTCGTCACCATCGTCGTGTCGGTGCTGGCGCTGGTGCTGACCCTCGTGGTGATATCGCTCTCGGTGGGCTCGTCCCTGCCGCGGACGTCGCTGCAGGATTACCTCCCCGTCATAGTTAGTGGCCTGGGGAAGCTTTCGTCGCCGGAGGATGCTGGTGGAAACAGGAATAGCGCTGCAGTTGGGGAGAAGTTGGTGCGGGGTGGCCGGGAACCCTTGGTGGAGCAGAACGGTCAGGGAGGTGACGTGAATTCGGGTCAACCATCTCCGGTTACAGAGAAAATTGAAAGCAAAGAGCCGGATCCAGATGCTCCCGGTGGTACCACGTCTACCCCGGATGAGGATTCATCAAAGGGCTCTCCAAACGCTGagcaag GTACTTGTGATCTATACCATGGGCGGTGGGTTCTTGATTCTTCTGGGCCACTATACACAAACAACTCTTGCCCTATCATCACGCAGATGCAAAATTGTCAAGGAAACGGGCGGCCGGATAAGGAATATGGGAACTGGAGATGGAAACCAGAACAGTGCATTCTTCCACGCTTTGATGCAAGGAAGTTCTTGGAGTTGATGAGAGGCAAGACACTTGCGTTTGTTGGGGATTCAGTTGCTCGGAATCAGATGGAGTCCCTTGTTTGCCTTCTGTGGCAG GTAGACGTCCCACAAAACCGTGGCAACAAAAGGATGCACAAGTGGCTGTTCAAGTCAACTTCAACGACTATTGCCCGTGTCTGGTCTTCTTGGTTAGTACACAGGTCAACTGAAGCTGTGGGGATTGCTCCCAAGGGTATTGATAAGGTCTTTCTGGATGTCCCAGATGAGACCTTCATGGATTTTCTCCCACGGTTTGATGTAATCGTCCTCTCCTCTGGGCATTGGTTTGCCAAACGATCAGCCTATGTCCTAAATGGCAATGTTGTTGGAGGGCAGCTCTGGTGGCCTCGGCAAGCAGGAAAGATGCAGATGAACAATGTTGATGCTTTTGGTGTCTCTGTTGAGACTTGCCTGACTTCTGTGGTTACTAACCCAAATTTCACTGGCCTAGCTATTGTGCGCACATGGTCACCAGATCATTATGAAGGTGGAGCATGGAACACTGGTGGATCATGCACAGGAAAGGTCAAGCCCTTGGATAAGGTGGTGAGGAACGGCTTTACTGATGCAATGTATGGTAAGCAGATTGAAGGCTTCAGGAAGGCAGTGAAGAATGCAGGGCAACATGGTTCTAGGTTGAAATTGATGGACATCACTGAACCTTTTGCCTTCAGGGCTGATGGGCATCCTGGCCCATATAGAAGTCCAGACCCAAACAAGAAAACACAGAGAGGGCCAGATGGAAAGCCTCCACCTCAGGATTGCTTGCATTGGTGCATGCCAGGGCCAGTAGATACATGGAATGAGATGCTGCTAGAGATCATACGAAGAGAGTTCGAGAGAGATAGAAGCTGA
- the LOC120709041 gene encoding uncharacterized protein LOC120709041, translating to MAVYIRLNDAVRARLLGDAAAGAGCTSSGSDHDASACLSELVQAFLETDAGAAEEGPGPAPEGAGGYESDDGDEPERAAAAAASVRELLDPPAEEDVFRVRLAAAVAAAVEAEAALRAHGAAFRRAVARRLRGAGYDTGVCKSRWEASGGITAGTYEYVDVVAPAAARGAARSRYIVDADFRAGLEVVRATPECAAVVAAVPASAVVAREESVGRAVRVVSDAARRSLRAHGLHVPPWRKTRYMLAKWLGPHKRSTTTSPAAGGAMPMTGGAGLDVKCRAVGFFPHPAAAPAARIM from the coding sequence aTGGCCGTGTACATCCGCCTCAACGACGCCGTCCGAGCGCGCCTCCTCGGggacgccgcggccggcgcggggtgCACAAGCAGCGGCAGCGACCACGACGCCTCCGCCTGCCTCTCCGAGCTCGTGCAGGCGTTCCTCGAGACGGACGCCGGCGCAGCCGAGGAGGGGCCTGGGCCGGCGCCGGAGGGCGCCGGGGGGTACGAGTCCGATGATGGGGACGAGCCTGagcgggcggccgcggccgcggcgtccgTGAGGGAGCTGCTCGacccgccggcggaggaggacgtgTTCCGGGTCCGGCtggccgccgcggtggcggcggccgtggaggcggaggcggcgctgcgggcgcacggggcggcgttccggcgcgccgtggcgcggcggctgcgcggCGCGGGGTACGACACCGGCGTGTGCAAGTCGCGGTGGGAGGCGTCCGGCGGCATCACGGCCGGGACGTACGAGTACGTCGACGTGGtcgcccccgcggcggcgaggggcgcggcgcggagcaGGTACATTGTGGACGCCGACTTCCGGGCGGGGCTGGAGGTGGTGCGCGCGACGCCCGAgtgcgccgccgtcgtggccgcGGTGCCGGCGTCGGCGGTGGTCGCGCGGGAGGAGTCCGTGGGGCGCGCCGTGCGCGTGGTGTCCGACGCCGCGCGGCGGTCGCTCCGCGCCCACGGCCTGCACGTGCCGCCGTGGCGCAAGACCCGGTACATGCTCGCCAAGTGGCTCGGTCCCCACAAGCGGTCGACCACCACCTcgccggctgccggcggcgcAATGCCGAtgaccggcggcgccggcctggACGTCAAGTGCCGCGCCGTCGGGTTTTTTCCGCatccggccgcggcgccggcagcgAGGATCATGTAA
- the LOC120710811 gene encoding signal peptide peptidase-like 3, translating into MRMQLPIRRRSAGAQAEDDVRTTRPGWSRHGMAIPTSPPRRGLLRLLSVLLLARTAGAGAGAASEFDDGTSPKFPGCDNTLQKVKVMYWVNGNEQSSLTGISARFGAVLPDTAGSGGQKRPAVQPDPKGSCAKSANPLSDSVAVAVRGECTFIDKAKTAEAGGAAALVIINDEDALQKMVCTDKDPPPNINIPVVMVSKSAGDKIQSALFDGNKVDILMYAPQKPSFDGAIPFLWMMAVGTVACASVWTVAVVGEEPNKNNAASLGGEENPEAEVVELQTQTALVFIVTSSLVLLFLFFFKSNWSAWLLVFLFCVGAIQGMEYVASSLAIRACSRCGEPKVKFPGIGNVKVLTLVTLSLAFIFAATWVAHQNSPSGWVGQNIMGICMMILVLQVVHMPNIKVASALLIAAFLYDIFWVFISPLIFNKSVMITVARGSDDGPSLPMVLKMPKEFDSWNGYDMIGFGDILFPGLLVAFSFRFDRSNGKDLTDGYFLCLMLGYAFGLSCTYVGLYLMNSGQPALLYLVPSTLGVIALLGAKRGELSQLWNAKV; encoded by the exons ATGCGCATGCAGCTGCCGATCCGCAGGCGCAGCGCAGGGGCCCAGGCGGAGGACGACGTGCGCACGACGCGGCCTGGGTGGAGCCGGCACGGCATGGCGATCCCGacctcccctccccgccgcgggctcctccgcctcctctccgtcctcctcctcgcgcgcaccgccggcgccggcgccggcgccgcctcggaGTTCGACGACGGCACCTCGCCCAAGTTCCCCGGCTGCGACAACACCCTCCAGAAGGTGAAGGTGATGTACTGGGTGAACGGCAACGAGCAGAGCAGCCTGACGGGGATCAGCGCGAGGTTCGGCGCCGTCCTGCCGGACACCGCCGGGTCCGGCGGCCAGAAGCGGCCGGCCGTCCAACCCGACCCCAAGGGCAGCTGCGCCAAGTCGGCCAACCCGCTGTCCGACTCCGTGGCCGTGGCGGTGCGCGGGGAGTGCACGTTCATCGACAAGGCCAagacggcggaggccggcggcgccgccgcgttggTCATCATCAACGACGAGGACG CTCTGCAGAAGATGGTCTGCACCGACAAGGACCCGCCTCCCAACATCAACATTCCCGTCGTCATGGTGTCCAAGTCCGCGGGCGACAAGATTCAGTCAGCCCTCTTTGACGGGAACAAGG TGGACATTCTCATGTACGCGCCGCAGAAGCCGTCCTTCGATGGCGCCATACCTTTCCTCTGGATGATGGCCGTCGGCACGGTGGCCTGCGCCTCCGTCTGGACTGTCGCCGTCGTCGGAGAAGAG CCTAACAAGAACAACGCTGCTTCGCTGGGCGGGGAGGAGAATCCCGAGGCCGAGGTCGTGGAGCTGCAGACCCAGACCGCGCTGGTGTTCATCGTCACGTCGTCGCTTGTCCTGctgttcctcttcttcttcaagtCCAACTGGTCCGCGTGGCTGCTGGTGTTCCTCTTCTGCGTCGGCGCTATCCAG GGAATGGAATACGTCGCATCATCTCTTGCCATAAG AGCATGCAGCCGGTGTGGCGAACCAAAAGTGAAGTTTCCTGGCATAGGGAATGTGAAGGTGCTGACACTAGTTACCTTGTCGTTAGCCTTTATCTTCGCCGCTACCTGGGTTGCACACCAGAACTCACCGTCTGGTTGGGTTGGTCAGAACATCATG GGCATCTGTATgatgattcttgtattgcaaGTGGTCCATATGCCAAATATAAAA GTTGCATCGGCGCTTCTCATCGCTGCTTTTCTGTACGACATATTTTGGGtgttcatctcacccctcaTATTCAATAAAAGTGTCATGATCACA GTTGCTCGTGGTAGTGACGATGGGCCGAGCCTTCCCATGGTGTTGAAGATGCCAAAGGAGTTCGATTCATGGAATGGGTATGACATGATTGGATTTGGGGACATTCTCTTCCCAGGACTGCTTGTTGCTTTCAGTTTCAG ATTTGACAGATCGAACGGCAAGGACTTGACTGACGGCTACTTTCTATGCCTAATGCTCGGTTACGCCTTCG GCTTGTCGTGCACATATGTTGGACTGTACCTTATGAATAGTGGCCAGCCTGCTCTGCTCTACCTTGTTCCTTCAACATTAG GAGTTATCGCCTTGCTTGGCGCGAAGAGAGGGGAGCTCAGTCAGCTCTGGAACGCCAAGGTGTAA